ACAGGACGGGTCGGGACAGGTCGGGTCAGGATGGGTTGGGTTGGGTCAGGACTGGACAGGTCAGGACTGGACAGGTCAGGACAGGACAGGTCAGGAAAGGACGGGTCGGGACAGgtcaggacaggacaggacaggtcAGGACAGGACAGGTCAGGTCAGGACAGGACGGGTCGGGTCAGGACAGGTCAGGACAGGACGGGTCGGGACAGGTCGGGTCAGGATGGGTTGGGTTGGGTCAGGACTGGACAGgtcaggacaggacaggacaggtcGTGAGGGGTCAGGACGGGTCGGGTCGGGTCCAGATGGGTCAGGACGGGTCAGGTCAGGAAAGGACGAGTCGGGTCAGGTCAGGTCAGGACAGGACGGGTCGGGACAGGTCGGGTCAGGACGGGTCAGGACGGGTCTGAACAGGTCGGGTCAGGTCAGGACAGGACGGGTCGGTTCGGGTCAAGTCGGGACAGGACGGGTCGGGTCAGGTCAGGTCGAGACAGGTCAGGACAGGACAGGTCAGGACGGGTCGGTTCGGGTCAGGTCGGGACAGGACGGGTCGGGTCAGGTCGGGTCTCCGTACCGACTCGGTGAGGCGGCGGTCCTCAGGGCAGCGCTGCATGTAGAAGGACTTGATCTCTGCGGGGAAGCAACACAGCAGGATGGTCTCGTTGATGGAGTCGGTCATCAGCCTCTCCGGAGCTTCAGGGATGTCCTGAGGGACAAAAGAGGGACAAACTCTGACAACAAGGACAGAAAAGTGTCTCATGAACGTCTCGTACGACCGTGAGGGGGAAGTATTATGATACGGGGTTTAGAAAAGAGAGGACGTTTCTTCTCCCCTGGTCGAGTCCAACTTTGACCCCCGAAGACTCGGATCTTCGTCTCTCGTCTTCAGGAAACGCCCGTTAACcgtttaaaggaatgcatatcgcccgccacctttcacgccaAAGTTTCGAGTCAAAACCTGAAAACCAACGTTGCGTTTGGGCTGCGTGTCGGGGACGACTCTCCGCTACTCCCACACCCAGTTTCAGCTCATCACAGCCAACCTTTCAGCAACTCTGGAGGGTCATAAAGGTTGTAACCCTGAGGCCGTCAGGACAACATCGCCCTCTGCTGGTGCTTTGGAACATTACATCTCTTTAATACTGAGGAGGAAACGTTTGAGGAGCTTTAAAACTCAAAGAACTTCAGACTTCAGAACCGTAACAGAAACGTTCAGCTGACAAACGTCCGTCTCTGTGATCGCCACGGTGTTGCAGCAAGAAACCGATTTCCACACCGTGTCGGCGCTGCGAAGGGGAGGGGCTTCCTGAGGAAACTTCTACTTTAGGGacgttttgtttgttattttaaccTCAGCGTTCCTTCAGGCTTAAacacttttctgtgtttttaataaaagaaaacaaacaaaaacaaaaaaaaagaagcaggaaatAATTTAAACGTCAGCCTGTCTGCACGTTCTCGGTCCAGAGTCATGTCGGTCCCTTCAActtgggggctcgtccgggatggagaacatcttttcttttttgagctGAAAGTCGTTCTTAAAGTCGAGTAGAGCTCgataaaacagtaaatcttattgttttgttcagttcagCGCAGACGGATGACGCGTGATGCGTTCAGGCGTCACCTCTCCAAACTCGTAGAAGGTGCCGTCGTCCTTCTTGACGTCGTGCTCCCTGAGCCACTCGATGGCCTCGGTGTAGTTCATCCTCCTGAACGGCCTCTTGGGGGGTTTGAAGTCCTGGAAGGCAACAGAAAACACCAACATCAGTCCAGATCAGGAACTCCAGAACAGCAGGACCCAGGATGAGAGGTTCTGGTACCGGGTTCAGGTCGTAGAGCAGCTCTGCAGCGGGAGACCCGAGGACTCTGTCCACCACGTCGCAGACCAGGTCCTCCAGCCGCTTCAGCAGGTCCTCGAATGTTATGAAGGGACACTCGGCCTCGATGTGGGTGTACCTGAGAGACGACAGACAGAGGCGGCTCGTTTTCAGAGCGACACAAACCCGAGCGTCTGAGTCCGGGCGGCCCACTCACTCCGACAGGTGGCGGCGGGTGCGGGACTGCTCGGCCCGGTACGACTGGGCGATGCAGAAGGTGTCGCCCAGGGCGGGGATGCAGGTCTCCAGGTAGAGCTGCGAGGACTGCGTCAGGTACGCCTGCTCGCCGAAGTAGTTCAGGCCGAAGAGCGTGGAGCCGCCCTCCACCTGCGTCTGCACCAGCGTGGGCGGGGTTATCTGAAACACAGGTAGCGGTTCCAGGTGGTCACATCTCAGaacattcatgtgttcatctcGAGCAGCAACAACGAgcttaacttttaaaaatatttaactaatttaaaataaaaaccacagaaaaataaataattaagatctccttaattccttcaaaacatctttcacttttagcttgcagctaaggtttggtctttttttagcttttagttaaagtTTCGCTaatttcagctgttgttttgctaactttagcttcaGCGCAAGTTCAGCTAATTTTATCCGTTTTGCTAGTTTTGGCTTTAGCAtctattttgttaattttagctactgttttgttaactTTAGCTTCAGCACAAGTTCAGCTAATTTTATccgttttgctagttttagcatctattttgttcattttagtgCTGTTCTGCTAATCTTAGCTTCAGCATaaattctgctaattttagctactttttgctaatttcaatatgttttgctaattttagctttagcatctgtattttctctttttagctGACGTTTGCCAATTATTTTTTCCCGTTTTGGTATTTTCAGCTAACGTTTGATAGTGTTAGCTTTAGCATCTATTTTCTTAACTTTAGCTTCAGCTtaagttttgctaattttagctactttttgcCAGTTTCCAttggttttggtcattttagctttaacccGTTTTGCCGaatttagctactattctgctcctttcagctgtctgtttctgttttgtcacttgaagtttgttttgcttattttagctactgtttagctttaacagctgccttttagctgcttttttcagccattttctgAAGTTTAAATGTTCATCTTTTAACTTGTCTAAACGTTTCGGAAACAATCTTCAAACATCGTAACCAGTTAATCCATCAAATcgtctctctgctggaggacagatGGTTCtcctcagaggtcagaggtcaactcCCACATACCTCCTCTGTATCCgagcttccaaacaggaagtgaatgaTGTCATATCTCATCCATAAAACACAGTAGAAGCAGAAATACGACCAACAGCGCCTCCTGCTGCTCatatataataaatgttttcacacagagACTCAAActttctgcctgtcttattaggAGTGCTGTCAGgcctttgttttcagttttatcagCTCATTTCTTCAGAACcttttaagttaaaaatgttttgcagctgGTAGTTCCATCTAATTAACCTCTTCCTCGTAAATAAACTGACAGCCTAggaactttttctttctttgcgtAATAAAATGGCCGCCGGCGGCCAGTGGCGGCGGGCGTCACCTCGTAGTATCCGCGGCCGAAGAAGTGATCCCTGAAACACTGCGTGACGGTGGACCGCACTCGCAGGATCTTGGAGACGTTCTCTCCTCGGATCATCATGTGGCGGTTGTTCAGCTGCACGTCCACGTCCGACTCCTCATTCAGCAGGTTGTCGGCGCCGCCCGCCGGAGCCAAGCCCACCAACTCCCAGAAGTCGCAGTGCAGCTCGTGGCCGCCGGGCGCCTGCGGGAGGAGATGGGGCTTATTATGACGCCACAGCAGAAGGCCGCCCTGCAGCAGCGGAGCTCACCTGCTTCCCCTCAGGAACCGGAGTGATGATCCCGTACAGCGCCACCGTGCTCTCCGTGGACAGAA
Above is a genomic segment from Kryptolebias marmoratus isolate JLee-2015 linkage group LG14, ASM164957v2, whole genome shotgun sequence containing:
- the nars1 gene encoding asparagine--tRNA ligase, cytoplasmic isoform X1, which translates into the protein MATEITTGVNQVSVAELYVSDKCGSDQDGDGSEQKPFKTPLKALLFAGKEPFPTIYVASQKEGERWAVISKTQMKNAKKAFNREQMKNDAKDKKEAEDTERREKNLEEAKKIVIENDPSLPEPQTVKIHQLEAQRGQRVKVFGWVHRLRRQGKNLMFIVLRDGTGFLQCVLSDKLCQCYNGLVLSTESTVALYGIITPVPEGKQAPGGHELHCDFWELVGLAPAGGADNLLNEESDVDVQLNNRHMMIRGENVSKILRVRSTVTQCFRDHFFGRGYYEITPPTLVQTQVEGGSTLFGLNYFGEQAYLTQSSQLYLETCIPALGDTFCIAQSYRAEQSRTRRHLSEYTHIEAECPFITFEDLLKRLEDLVCDVVDRVLGSPAAELLYDLNPDFKPPKRPFRRMNYTEAIEWLREHDVKKDDGTFYEFGEDIPEAPERLMTDSINETILLCCFPAEIKSFYMQRCPEDRRLTESVDVLMPNVGEIVGGSMRIWDSEELLEGYKREQIDPTPYYWYTDQRKFGSCPHGGYGLGLERFLTWLLNRHHIRDVCLYPRFIQRCRP
- the nars1 gene encoding asparagine--tRNA ligase, cytoplasmic isoform X2; translated protein: MATEITTAELYVSDKCGSDQDGDGSEQKPFKTPLKALLFAGKEPFPTIYVASQKEGERWAVISKTQMKNAKKAFNREQMKNDAKDKKEAEDTERREKNLEEAKKIVIENDPSLPEPQTVKIHQLEAQRGQRVKVFGWVHRLRRQGKNLMFIVLRDGTGFLQCVLSDKLCQCYNGLVLSTESTVALYGIITPVPEGKQAPGGHELHCDFWELVGLAPAGGADNLLNEESDVDVQLNNRHMMIRGENVSKILRVRSTVTQCFRDHFFGRGYYEITPPTLVQTQVEGGSTLFGLNYFGEQAYLTQSSQLYLETCIPALGDTFCIAQSYRAEQSRTRRHLSEYTHIEAECPFITFEDLLKRLEDLVCDVVDRVLGSPAAELLYDLNPDFKPPKRPFRRMNYTEAIEWLREHDVKKDDGTFYEFGEDIPEAPERLMTDSINETILLCCFPAEIKSFYMQRCPEDRRLTESVDVLMPNVGEIVGGSMRIWDSEELLEGYKREQIDPTPYYWYTDQRKFGSCPHGGYGLGLERFLTWLLNRHHIRDVCLYPRFIQRCRP